From a single Fundidesulfovibrio terrae genomic region:
- the carA gene encoding glutamine-hydrolyzing carbamoyl-phosphate synthase small subunit, which yields MKAFLALEDGTWFEGESFTGPGRAGGEVIFNTGMTGYQEVLTDPSYVGQMVCMTYPHIGNYGVNLDDVESDRIRVEAFIVKECCKEPSNWRAKETLPEYLRRHNVVGIEGIDTRALTRHLRLHGAQRGIIATDCKDPADLVKQARDLPPMEGLGLADAVTPKEPYIWDGKGPRTVTLNADGTYDWPGTGPRVVAFDCGIKWNILRLLVGVGLDLLVVPAFFTADQVKKINPESVFLSSGPGDPAALTDMVHATSLLLDSYPTAGICLGHQLLGLALGGKTYKLKFGHHGLNHPVKELATGHIEISSQNHGFCVDINTLKDVELTHVNLNDNTLEGFAHTKKPIIAIQYHPEAGPGPHDSRSFFGRYRDMLRRELGR from the coding sequence ATGAAAGCGTTTCTCGCCCTTGAAGACGGCACCTGGTTCGAAGGTGAGTCGTTCACCGGTCCCGGCCGCGCCGGAGGAGAGGTGATCTTCAATACCGGCATGACCGGCTACCAGGAGGTCCTCACCGACCCCTCCTACGTCGGCCAGATGGTCTGCATGACATATCCCCATATCGGCAACTACGGCGTCAACTTAGACGACGTGGAATCCGACCGCATCCGCGTCGAAGCCTTCATCGTCAAGGAATGCTGCAAGGAGCCCTCCAACTGGCGGGCCAAGGAAACCCTGCCCGAATACCTGCGCCGCCATAACGTGGTGGGCATCGAGGGCATCGACACCCGCGCGCTCACCCGGCACCTGCGCCTGCACGGCGCCCAGCGCGGCATCATCGCAACCGATTGCAAGGACCCCGCCGACCTGGTCAAACAGGCCCGCGACCTGCCCCCCATGGAGGGCCTGGGACTGGCCGACGCCGTGACCCCGAAGGAGCCCTACATCTGGGACGGCAAGGGTCCCAGAACCGTCACCCTGAACGCGGACGGCACCTATGACTGGCCCGGCACGGGTCCGCGCGTGGTGGCCTTCGACTGCGGCATCAAGTGGAACATCCTGCGCCTGCTCGTGGGCGTGGGCCTGGACCTTCTGGTGGTGCCCGCCTTCTTCACCGCCGATCAGGTGAAGAAGATCAATCCCGAGTCGGTGTTCCTCTCCAGCGGCCCCGGCGACCCGGCCGCCCTCACCGACATGGTGCACGCCACGAGCCTGCTCCTGGACAGCTACCCCACCGCGGGCATTTGCCTGGGGCATCAGCTGCTGGGCTTGGCTCTCGGCGGCAAGACCTACAAGCTCAAGTTCGGCCACCACGGCCTGAACCATCCGGTGAAGGAACTGGCCACCGGGCACATCGAAATATCCTCCCAGAACCACGGGTTCTGCGTAGACATCAATACGCTCAAGGACGTGGAACTCACCCACGTCAACTTGAACGACAACACCCTTGAGGGCTTCGCCCACACCAAGAAGCCCATCATCGCCATCCAGTACCACCCCGAGGCGGGCCCCGGACCGCACGACAGCCGCTCGTTCTTCGGGCGCTACCGGGACATGCTGCGCAGGGAGCTTGGCCGCTAA
- a CDS encoding FAD-binding protein, translating to MTAAVTSSIEADVLILGAGLAGLRAALSCLEASPSLRLAVASPSSGPSGSSFANVNDALGMHACLTDQDREDYVREVLALNRGAWLSPELLAVQAEESEARLRDLMALGVPFTRDASGKPLAHSSCFSPGSRRAFVFTGLSKAYECFTTRLRALGCRFLHGFQAASVLSDPARGALLMPCGAVESGHASARAECGGPPRPGQHGPILVRARAVVAAMGGPARLFAHSMAGPNPGFGQGVLARTGARMANLGFLQYMWGTLPGKTFWQPGVLGAGGYHLASPGSPENPPVPPVPVEELIPGIGELSARRAGHCPYGYSLEDSAIDLALAEGLDSAGVATLLAPDGTPLRVAPMAHASNGGAVIDEHGQTSVPGILACGECATGMHGANRVGGGMVLATQVFGHRAGVRAALIAENSCTEDSGTARCAELPADEDERREGLDWLARGLSRYAALGGRPGHAAFTAQVRRQLEQARDWRVSLSLETGLGILSNLPVA from the coding sequence TTGACCGCCGCCGTCACGTCCTCCATCGAGGCCGACGTTCTGATCCTCGGCGCAGGCCTGGCCGGACTGCGGGCCGCCCTCTCCTGCCTGGAGGCATCTCCATCCTTGCGCCTGGCCGTGGCCAGCCCGTCGTCCGGGCCGTCCGGCTCCTCCTTCGCCAACGTCAACGACGCCCTGGGCATGCACGCCTGCCTCACGGACCAGGACCGCGAGGACTACGTGCGCGAAGTTTTGGCCCTCAATCGGGGAGCATGGCTCTCCCCGGAGCTTCTGGCTGTCCAGGCCGAGGAGTCCGAGGCGCGCCTGCGCGACCTCATGGCCCTGGGCGTGCCCTTCACCCGCGACGCATCGGGGAAGCCCCTGGCGCACTCCTCCTGTTTCTCTCCCGGCTCCCGCCGGGCCTTCGTGTTCACCGGCCTGTCCAAGGCTTACGAATGTTTCACCACGCGACTGAGGGCGCTCGGCTGCCGCTTCCTGCACGGATTCCAGGCCGCGTCCGTCCTGAGCGATCCTGCGCGCGGCGCGCTCCTGATGCCCTGCGGCGCAGTCGAGTCGGGCCACGCATCCGCCCGGGCAGAGTGCGGCGGCCCACCACGCCCGGGCCAGCACGGGCCAATCCTCGTGCGCGCCAGGGCCGTGGTCGCCGCCATGGGCGGACCGGCCCGGCTTTTCGCCCACTCCATGGCCGGCCCGAACCCCGGCTTCGGCCAGGGCGTACTCGCGCGCACGGGCGCGCGCATGGCCAACCTGGGGTTCCTCCAATACATGTGGGGGACGCTTCCCGGAAAAACCTTCTGGCAGCCGGGAGTACTCGGCGCGGGCGGCTACCATCTGGCGAGTCCCGGCAGCCCGGAGAATCCACCCGTGCCCCCCGTTCCGGTTGAGGAACTGATCCCAGGGATTGGAGAACTGAGCGCCCGGCGCGCGGGACACTGCCCCTACGGCTACTCCCTGGAGGATTCGGCCATCGATCTGGCCCTGGCCGAGGGACTGGACAGCGCAGGCGTCGCCACCCTGCTCGCACCCGACGGTACGCCCCTGCGCGTGGCACCCATGGCCCACGCCAGCAACGGCGGGGCCGTCATCGACGAGCACGGCCAGACGAGCGTTCCGGGAATTCTGGCCTGCGGCGAATGCGCCACAGGCATGCACGGCGCCAACCGTGTGGGAGGGGGGATGGTGCTGGCCACGCAGGTGTTCGGGCACAGAGCCGGGGTCCGCGCCGCCCTGATCGCGGAAAATTCCTGCACAGAGGATTCGGGGACGGCCCGATGCGCGGAACTGCCCGCCGACGAGGACGAACGGCGCGAAGGGCTGGACTGGCTGGCGAGAGGGCTTTCGCGCTACGCCGCGCTCGGCGGCAGACCCGGCCATGCGGCTTTCACCGCCCAGGTCCGGCGGCAACTGGAGCAGGCTCGCGACTGGCGGGTGTCCCTCTCCCTGGAGACCGGCCTGGGCATTCTTTCGAATCTCCCCGTCGCGTGA
- the pdxA gene encoding 4-hydroxythreonine-4-phosphate dehydrogenase PdxA, translated as MSQTILLTLGDPNGLGPELVCRWLAANPVISDSLVMIGPEAALEVHARRLGIGTPWKRLDDGLATGEGAGRRNEADAAPDQGRPGTGLDCLEPGMHLLEPAGLESFIPAPGQFSASGGLAAGLSLSLACDLLMNGQASGIVTCPLNKAGLQEAGFNFPGHTEFLAERASVGRDGVCMHLCGPKLRVSLVTTHPPLRLVPELVTREKVLRCLQLTVNHVRRLGLPGPVAVCGLNPHAGESGKIGDEEGRVIVPAMEQARSLGLEVAGPFPADTIFRRAYEGEFPAVLAMYHDQGLAPLKLVHFGEAVNVTLGLPFVRTSVDHGTGYDLVGRDTADMGSFLAALELGRRLIAAG; from the coding sequence ATGAGCCAGACGATTCTTTTGACCCTGGGCGACCCCAACGGGCTCGGCCCCGAACTGGTCTGCCGCTGGTTGGCGGCGAATCCCGTGATAAGCGACAGTTTGGTCATGATCGGCCCGGAGGCCGCCCTGGAAGTGCATGCCCGCCGCCTGGGCATAGGCACGCCCTGGAAGCGGCTGGACGACGGGCTTGCCACCGGAGAAGGCGCGGGCAGGCGCAACGAAGCGGACGCGGCCCCGGACCAGGGACGTCCCGGCACAGGGCTGGACTGCCTGGAGCCGGGCATGCACCTGCTGGAGCCGGCCGGGCTGGAATCGTTCATTCCCGCGCCGGGACAGTTCTCGGCCTCGGGCGGGCTGGCCGCCGGGCTGTCGCTGTCCCTGGCTTGCGACCTGCTCATGAACGGCCAGGCGAGCGGGATCGTCACCTGTCCGCTGAACAAGGCCGGGCTCCAGGAGGCCGGGTTCAATTTTCCCGGCCATACGGAATTTCTGGCCGAAAGAGCAAGCGTTGGGCGCGATGGGGTTTGCATGCACCTGTGCGGGCCGAAACTCAGGGTGAGCCTGGTCACCACGCATCCGCCGCTCAGGCTGGTTCCGGAGCTGGTCACGCGCGAAAAGGTGCTGCGCTGCCTGCAACTGACGGTGAATCACGTGCGCCGCCTGGGCCTTCCCGGGCCGGTGGCCGTGTGCGGCCTGAATCCCCACGCTGGGGAATCGGGCAAAATCGGCGACGAAGAGGGGCGGGTCATCGTACCGGCCATGGAACAGGCCCGGTCGCTGGGGCTGGAAGTCGCCGGGCCGTTCCCGGCGGATACCATTTTCCGGCGTGCTTACGAGGGCGAATTCCCGGCCGTGCTGGCCATGTACCACGACCAGGGGCTCGCGCCGCTCAAGCTCGTGCACTTCGGGGAGGCCGTCAACGTCACCCTGGGCCTGCCCTTCGTGCGCACCTCCGTGGACCACGGCACGGGCTACGACCTCGTGGGCCGGGACACGGCGGACATGGGGAGCTTCCTGGCCGCCCTGGAACTGGGCAGACGGCTCATTGCGGCCGGATGA
- the glgB gene encoding 1,4-alpha-glucan branching protein GlgB codes for MEPAPEHPLSAPVDIPPFDLYLFGRGEHWDIYRILGAHPHEMDGQGGFRFAVWAPNADAVCVIGDCNGWHFGADHLHPVGVSGIWAGFVPDVKRGQLYKFAVRGRDGHVHIKTDPYALYAEMRPGTAAVAWGLGGYQWGDAGWMRHRAEQGLPLDKPVSVYEVHLGSWRWKGPYYGDFLSYHDLADQLIPYVANLGFTHIQLMPVAEHPLDESWGYQTGHYFAPTSRFGSPEDFKYFVDRCHQAGIAVLLDWVPGHFPKDAWGLGRFDGTALYEHADPRQGEHPDWGTFVFNYSRHEVRNFLLTNALYWLEEFHLDGLRIDAVASMLYLDYSREEGQWTPNVHGGKENLEAIAFLRELNTIVHKRYPGAVMAAEESTAWPGVSRPVYAGGLGFSFKWNMGWMNDTLGYFSKDPVFRAYHQNNLTFSMLYAFHENFILPMSHDEVTHGKGALLSKMPGDDWQKFANMRCFLSYMWAHPGKKLLFMGGEFGQWREWSSREPLDWALTEFPAHQGLARTLADLNALYRSEAALHELDNEWSGFEWIDLSDYQSSVISFLRKARDGSQLMCVYNFTPVVRGHYSLGSRHEGFWREVFNSDAMEYGGSGAGNAGGVHARKAEIGLWPYFVELTLPPLGAVFLKAE; via the coding sequence ATTGAGCCCGCGCCGGAGCATCCCCTGAGCGCGCCCGTCGACATCCCCCCATTCGACCTCTACCTCTTCGGACGGGGCGAGCACTGGGACATCTACCGCATCCTCGGCGCCCATCCCCACGAGATGGATGGCCAGGGGGGCTTCCGCTTCGCCGTGTGGGCTCCCAACGCCGACGCGGTCTGCGTGATCGGCGACTGCAACGGCTGGCATTTCGGCGCCGACCACCTGCACCCGGTGGGGGTCTCCGGCATCTGGGCCGGATTCGTTCCGGACGTTAAGCGCGGGCAGCTCTACAAGTTCGCCGTGCGCGGCCGGGACGGCCATGTCCACATCAAGACCGACCCCTACGCCCTCTACGCCGAGATGCGCCCCGGCACCGCCGCAGTGGCCTGGGGCTTGGGCGGATACCAATGGGGCGACGCCGGGTGGATGCGCCACCGGGCCGAGCAGGGCCTGCCCCTGGACAAGCCCGTGAGCGTCTACGAGGTCCACCTGGGCTCCTGGCGCTGGAAAGGCCCCTATTACGGCGACTTCCTCTCCTACCACGATCTGGCCGACCAGCTCATCCCCTACGTGGCGAACCTCGGCTTCACCCACATCCAGCTCATGCCCGTGGCCGAACATCCCCTGGACGAATCCTGGGGCTACCAGACCGGCCACTACTTCGCCCCCACTTCGCGCTTCGGCTCCCCCGAGGACTTCAAATACTTCGTGGACCGCTGCCACCAGGCCGGCATCGCCGTGTTGCTGGACTGGGTTCCCGGACACTTCCCCAAGGACGCCTGGGGATTGGGGCGCTTCGACGGCACCGCCCTCTACGAGCACGCCGACCCCCGCCAGGGCGAACACCCCGACTGGGGCACCTTCGTCTTCAACTACTCCCGCCACGAGGTACGCAATTTCCTGCTGACCAACGCCCTGTACTGGCTGGAGGAGTTCCACCTGGACGGCCTGCGCATCGACGCCGTGGCCAGCATGCTCTACCTGGACTACTCCCGCGAGGAAGGCCAGTGGACGCCCAACGTCCACGGCGGCAAGGAGAACCTGGAGGCCATCGCCTTCCTGCGCGAGCTCAACACCATCGTGCACAAGCGCTACCCCGGCGCTGTCATGGCCGCAGAGGAGTCCACGGCCTGGCCCGGGGTGTCGCGTCCGGTCTACGCGGGAGGCCTCGGCTTCTCCTTCAAGTGGAACATGGGCTGGATGAACGACACCCTGGGGTATTTCTCCAAGGACCCGGTGTTTCGGGCCTACCACCAGAACAACCTGACCTTCTCCATGCTCTACGCCTTCCACGAGAACTTCATCCTGCCCATGTCCCACGACGAGGTGACGCACGGAAAGGGGGCGCTCCTTTCCAAAATGCCCGGCGACGACTGGCAGAAGTTCGCCAACATGCGCTGCTTTTTGAGCTACATGTGGGCCCACCCCGGCAAGAAGCTCCTGTTCATGGGGGGGGAGTTCGGCCAGTGGCGCGAGTGGTCCAGCCGCGAACCACTGGACTGGGCGCTCACGGAGTTCCCCGCCCACCAGGGCCTCGCCCGGACGCTTGCGGACCTGAACGCCTTGTACCGTTCCGAGGCCGCCCTGCATGAACTGGACAACGAGTGGAGCGGTTTCGAATGGATCGACCTGTCGGACTACCAGTCCTCGGTCATAAGCTTCCTGCGCAAGGCCCGTGACGGCTCGCAGCTCATGTGCGTGTATAACTTCACCCCGGTCGTTCGCGGGCATTACAGCCTGGGCTCGCGCCATGAAGGCTTCTGGCGGGAGGTTTTCAATTCCGACGCCATGGAGTACGGCGGTTCCGGCGCGGGCAACGCCGGGGGCGTCCACGCCCGCAAGGCCGAGATAGGCCTGTGGCCGTATTTCGTGGAGCTGACCCTGCCGCCGCTTGGAGCGGTCTTTTTGAAGGCCGAATAG
- the glgA gene encoding glycogen synthase GlgA — MPFHHKVVFIASEIYPFSKTGGLGDVLGAMPLTLRRMGVDVAVITPFYGRLSTGEFKLRLLSSRCPVGYPWAPITAEIYMADYHGLPVYFIQRGEYFDRRFYYNTHEGDYFDNCERFIFFCRACLEWSRRMDVAPRLIHVHDWQAGLVPAYMHFWRRIDPFWRDTKTMLTIHNLAFQGRFASRLFDDCGLPAEAWGMDGVEFWGDFNLLKAGIAYSDLVTTVSPTYAREILTPEFGCGLEGILSKRRAHLRGILNGADYNVWDPSNDRYLPCTYTPDDFEKKANCKESLLDELDLDPRLGDRPVLGFIGRLRRQKGIDLLIDILPRLMKMDLGVVVLGEGNLEFEAQLMELMENYPGRLAVRIGYTEDLAHRIQAASDIFLMPSRYEPCGLTQIYALRFGTPPVATNLGGLTDTIVPYPHPEATGFTFPEATGESFLDSIRQAVDVFDRPDEWKRIMHRAMLADFSWERSAARYLEVYRELGIDV; from the coding sequence ATGCCATTTCATCATAAGGTTGTCTTCATCGCCTCGGAAATATACCCGTTTTCCAAGACGGGCGGCCTGGGCGACGTCCTGGGGGCGATGCCGTTGACGCTTCGCCGAATGGGCGTGGACGTGGCCGTGATAACTCCCTTCTACGGACGCCTGAGCACGGGCGAATTCAAGCTGCGCCTTCTGTCCTCGCGCTGCCCGGTGGGCTACCCCTGGGCGCCCATCACCGCCGAAATCTACATGGCCGACTACCACGGCCTGCCGGTGTACTTCATCCAGCGCGGCGAATACTTCGACCGGCGCTTCTACTACAACACCCACGAAGGCGACTATTTCGACAACTGCGAGCGGTTCATTTTCTTCTGCCGCGCCTGCCTGGAATGGAGCCGCCGCATGGACGTGGCCCCCAGGTTGATCCACGTCCATGATTGGCAGGCCGGCCTCGTGCCCGCCTACATGCACTTCTGGCGGCGCATCGATCCCTTTTGGCGCGACACCAAGACCATGCTCACCATCCACAACCTGGCCTTCCAGGGGCGCTTCGCCTCCAGGCTTTTCGATGATTGCGGCCTGCCCGCCGAGGCCTGGGGCATGGACGGCGTGGAGTTCTGGGGCGACTTCAACCTGCTCAAGGCAGGCATCGCCTATTCCGATCTGGTGACCACCGTGAGCCCCACCTACGCCCGCGAGATACTCACCCCCGAGTTCGGCTGCGGCCTGGAGGGCATCCTCTCCAAGCGGCGCGCCCACCTGCGCGGTATCCTGAACGGGGCCGATTACAACGTCTGGGACCCCAGCAACGACCGCTACCTGCCCTGCACCTACACGCCCGACGATTTCGAGAAGAAGGCCAACTGCAAGGAAAGCCTGCTCGACGAGCTGGACCTGGACCCCAGGCTCGGCGACCGGCCCGTGCTCGGCTTCATCGGCCGCCTGCGCAGGCAGAAGGGCATCGACCTGCTCATCGACATCCTGCCCAGGCTCATGAAGATGGACCTGGGAGTGGTGGTGCTGGGCGAGGGCAACCTGGAGTTCGAGGCCCAGCTCATGGAACTCATGGAGAACTATCCGGGCAGGCTCGCCGTGCGCATCGGCTACACCGAGGACCTGGCGCACCGCATCCAGGCCGCCTCGGACATCTTCCTCATGCCTTCGCGGTACGAGCCCTGCGGCCTCACCCAGATCTACGCCCTGCGCTTCGGCACCCCGCCCGTGGCCACCAACCTGGGCGGCCTCACGGACACCATCGTGCCCTATCCCCACCCCGAGGCCACCGGCTTCACCTTCCCCGAAGCCACGGGCGAGTCGTTCCTGGACAGCATCCGGCAGGCGGTGGACGTCTTCGACCGCCCCGACGAATGGAAGAGGATCATGCACCGGGCCATGCTCGCGGACTTCTCCTGGGAGCGTTCCGCAGCCCGGTATCTCGAAGTATACAGGGAGCTTGGCATCGACGTGTAA
- a CDS encoding NUDIX domain-containing protein yields the protein MENTQDAPVCECCGKPLQTFRNPTPTVDIIIACPGRRVVLIERRNTPFGWALPGGFVDYGETVENAAVREALEETGLTVELTGLHGVYSDPKRDERKHTMSVVFTAQPLDMSRLGAGDDAVNAAVFPLDRLPQPLVFDHAVILADYARRFTRLNGVYGSTNK from the coding sequence ATGGAAAACACACAGGACGCCCCCGTCTGCGAATGCTGCGGCAAGCCGCTGCAGACATTCCGCAACCCCACCCCCACGGTGGACATCATCATCGCCTGCCCCGGGCGGCGGGTGGTGCTCATCGAGCGGCGCAACACGCCGTTTGGCTGGGCGCTGCCCGGAGGGTTCGTGGACTACGGCGAGACGGTGGAGAACGCGGCCGTGCGCGAAGCCTTGGAGGAAACTGGGCTTACGGTGGAACTGACCGGGCTGCACGGAGTCTATTCCGATCCCAAGCGCGACGAGCGCAAGCACACCATGAGCGTGGTGTTCACCGCCCAGCCCCTGGACATGTCCCGCCTCGGGGCCGGGGACGACGCCGTGAACGCCGCCGTCTTCCCGCTGGACCGGTTGCCGCAGCCGCTGGTGTTCGATCATGCGGTGATCCTGGCCGACTACGCGCGCCGCTTCACGCGCCTCAACGGAGTTTACGGGAGTACGAATAAGTAA
- a CDS encoding glycosyltransferase family 9 protein, protein MSRAWTGAELVFSGGGEKMRWLAPLGYAPCPPALERALERSLGARRWPEELAGWRMLRFAINRAPALPPGPQCSVLKALPGPDSHLHVRRAYERALAGLGVPTPGGWLEEFRCLFAGERAPGDTVLLFPGAGHPLKQWPLVQFFQLAKALEERAIEPVFVLGPAELERGLIPEGHAWTAPQSLEELERLLLQALAVVGGDTGPMHLAGMLGVPGVSLFGPTSFAQWGPVGMREASLGLPCSPCTATCADLRCDRPRCLEDITPERVLEELGRAVASTQNRLSRPWFP, encoded by the coding sequence GTGAGCCGAGCCTGGACCGGGGCCGAACTCGTTTTCTCGGGCGGGGGGGAAAAGATGCGCTGGCTTGCGCCGCTCGGATACGCCCCATGCCCGCCGGCGCTTGAACGGGCGCTCGAACGCTCCCTGGGGGCCCGGCGGTGGCCGGAGGAATTGGCGGGCTGGCGGATGCTGCGCTTCGCCATCAACCGCGCCCCGGCCCTGCCGCCCGGACCGCAGTGCAGCGTGCTCAAGGCCCTGCCTGGTCCGGACTCGCATCTGCATGTGCGCCGCGCCTACGAGCGCGCCCTGGCCGGGTTGGGCGTGCCCACGCCCGGGGGCTGGCTGGAGGAATTCCGGTGCCTGTTCGCCGGGGAGCGCGCCCCCGGGGACACCGTGCTGCTCTTCCCCGGCGCGGGCCATCCTCTCAAGCAGTGGCCCCTGGTTCAATTTTTTCAACTGGCCAAAGCCTTGGAGGAACGCGCGATCGAACCGGTGTTCGTGCTCGGCCCGGCAGAACTGGAGCGCGGCCTCATCCCGGAAGGCCACGCCTGGACGGCCCCCCAAAGCCTGGAGGAACTGGAGCGCTTGCTGCTTCAAGCCTTGGCCGTGGTGGGAGGCGACACCGGCCCCATGCACCTGGCAGGGATGCTCGGCGTGCCCGGGGTTTCGCTTTTCGGCCCCACCAGCTTCGCCCAATGGGGGCCGGTGGGCATGCGCGAGGCGAGCCTTGGCCTGCCCTGCTCGCCGTGCACGGCCACCTGCGCGGACCTGCGTTGCGACAGGCCGCGCTGCCTGGAGGACATCACGCCGGAGAGGGTGCTTGAGGAACTGGGGAGGGCTGTGGCTTCAACGCAAAATCGGCTTTCAAGGCCCTGGTTTCCTTGA
- a CDS encoding L-threonylcarbamoyladenylate synthase, which yields MTVQNVGDAPETALGRAARTLMGGGCIVYPTETFYALGASVGSAKALERVNAIKGRPRSKPLPVIIGDMDQLAQVLDEDAERWPGLDLARELMDRFWPGSLSIIVPARKDLPPQLLDARGCVSVRLTPHPQARQLCLAVGTPLAATSANVSGDPAVNDLGDLSPAVCLGADYVLAGDPSPAGGQASTVLRPLKGREAVMYRAGAVPVETLVQAGVRLVEEA from the coding sequence ATGACGGTCCAGAATGTTGGTGATGCCCCGGAAACGGCGCTCGGCCGCGCGGCCAGGACGCTCATGGGGGGCGGGTGCATCGTCTACCCCACGGAGACCTTCTACGCCCTGGGGGCCTCGGTGGGAAGCGCCAAGGCCCTGGAACGGGTCAATGCCATCAAGGGCAGGCCCAGGTCAAAGCCCCTGCCGGTGATAATAGGCGACATGGATCAGCTTGCGCAGGTGCTGGACGAGGATGCCGAACGCTGGCCCGGGCTGGACCTGGCCCGGGAGCTCATGGATCGCTTCTGGCCGGGTTCTCTTTCCATCATCGTTCCGGCGCGCAAGGACCTTCCCCCGCAACTTCTGGACGCCCGGGGCTGCGTTTCGGTGCGCCTGACGCCGCATCCGCAGGCGCGGCAGCTGTGCCTGGCCGTGGGGACTCCCCTGGCGGCCACCAGCGCCAACGTCAGCGGCGACCCGGCCGTGAACGACCTGGGCGACTTGAGCCCGGCGGTGTGCCTGGGAGCGGATTACGTCCTGGCCGGCGACCCGTCTCCGGCAGGCGGTCAGGCGTCCACGGTGCTGCGCCCCTTGAAGGGCCGGGAAGCGGTGATGTACCGGGCCGGGGCGGTGCCGGTGGAGACGCTCGTGCAGGCCGGGGTCCGGCTGGTGGAGGAGGCGTAA